One part of the Terrimicrobium sacchariphilum genome encodes these proteins:
- a CDS encoding type 1 glutamine amidotransferase, with amino-acid sequence MEFTCLQHVAFEGPARLENWLASKGIALRRILVSEQDLPDPSECHSVMVMGGPMNIYQHRDHPWLVQEKRFLRQCIDRGVPLLGICLGAQLLADALGARVFQNAQHEIGWFPVEPTDNIRQLFPSLSGTPRVLHWHGDTFELPRGAIRVASSEACPEQGFYLPGVCLGLQFHAESTPDSVQNLLTHCSNDLVEGPYVQSAAEIEAGLTTGEFAPWEPLFKDILKL; translated from the coding sequence ATGGAATTCACCTGCCTGCAACATGTCGCTTTCGAGGGTCCCGCCAGGCTGGAAAACTGGCTGGCCAGCAAAGGTATCGCACTCCGCAGGATTCTCGTATCCGAACAGGATTTACCTGATCCCTCGGAATGTCATTCCGTCATGGTGATGGGAGGACCGATGAACATCTACCAGCATCGAGATCACCCATGGCTGGTACAGGAAAAGCGATTCCTCCGGCAGTGCATTGATCGCGGAGTCCCGCTGCTCGGCATCTGTCTCGGCGCACAATTGCTGGCCGATGCTCTCGGAGCACGGGTTTTTCAGAATGCTCAGCACGAGATCGGCTGGTTCCCCGTCGAGCCAACGGACAATATCCGGCAACTTTTTCCATCGCTGTCTGGAACTCCCAGAGTGCTGCACTGGCATGGTGACACGTTCGAACTGCCCCGCGGAGCCATTCGGGTTGCCTCCAGCGAAGCCTGTCCCGAGCAGGGCTTTTATCTGCCCGGCGTCTGTCTTGGCCTGCAATTTCACGCCGAATCAACGCCCGATTCTGTGCAAAATCTGCTCACGCATTGTTCCAATGACCTTGTTGAGGGTCCGTATGTGCAAAGCGCCGCGGAGATCGAGGCTGGCCTCACCACCGGGGAGTTCGCTCCTTGGGAGCCTCTCTTCAAGGACATCCTGAAGCTTTAG
- a CDS encoding alpha-mannosidase has translation MLPKTFLSQLVPARVGEAVRRVEKQIWRDLPGECRIEQTEPSLTFRTVKEVGSGDFHPVPEGSFHWGPKYAQSWFRVTLPEISADETIYFNWQDQAEATAYIDGVPYSGLDIAHQRIPLPAGTRELWIESVCIRSGVWLAGEAAHLDQAGSLFVAPKLESRNDAAWAVYHDLKVMLELMETEFFEYQPTAPGLTKPLTSPVRYSAPAFRASRLLRRLFERLDRAVDVLDHEGLDAMVEEMRRVYAEFPGSVDAGKVVLTGHAHIDLVWLWPERVGEFKAVHSWSTQTRLLETYPEFRFGYSQPASYEAVGRRSPELLDRVKGLIQARKWDAVGAAYVEGDTQMPCGEAILRCLRIGQEEFRALKGSPSEVFWLPDVFGYSGAMPQLLKGLGVKSFFTTKLSWSSINRFPHTSFVWQGLDDSSITAHVVLIHDYNEWVDVKRLREDMLHHQQSAVHPEVLIPTGYGDGGGGPTETMIERARRVANLAGMPQVEWGNIEPFFERQREFQDELPVVKGELLLELHRGVFTTHGELKYQFRRLERALQTLEAAHVVRGLGPIDLHYWKRASFSHFHDYIPGSSIWEVYAEAIPELQQLADKAFAETTRALNDSAAPTPAWFNPLPLPRTWIDGDTCYDVPPLSGAPVAELTPLAVRAPRASAGTLESERVAATFSANGSIQSLLIDGRKVEVTAHKLVSYHDHPADFEAWDVDRGSIVLGSEARLVSEPEIKVEGLEASVAFSYEIAKSSAVTVIYSVRAGEPALRIRYAVDWHDPKQWLKAIFVSQYNGREARYGAPFGSVLRGQWPGYPREEALWEVPASRWVVVADDAQSEGLGILTESKYGFTTREGTVGISLLRSALVTEAPFHPQIRPTPDRPDYSDLGRQTIDIALTRYAPDLPVHEQPAALADVLFTPCIAYQGGAVTAGFRGCAGLSSAVPAWAEPLDKGWVLRVHETLGRRGTHALTLNEGTTGREADMYGKAVDPLAVEELTFTPYQVRSVLIDQ, from the coding sequence GTGTTACCCAAGACCTTTCTCTCCCAATTGGTGCCGGCCAGGGTCGGCGAAGCCGTGCGCCGGGTTGAAAAGCAGATCTGGCGTGATCTGCCCGGTGAATGCCGGATCGAGCAGACCGAGCCCTCGCTCACATTTCGCACGGTCAAGGAGGTCGGCTCTGGAGATTTCCATCCGGTGCCCGAGGGGAGTTTTCACTGGGGACCGAAGTACGCTCAGAGCTGGTTCCGTGTGACTCTCCCGGAGATTTCTGCGGACGAAACGATATATTTCAACTGGCAGGACCAGGCCGAGGCAACCGCATACATTGATGGTGTGCCGTACTCGGGGCTTGATATCGCCCACCAGCGAATTCCGCTGCCAGCCGGAACCAGAGAGCTTTGGATCGAGTCGGTCTGTATTCGCAGCGGAGTGTGGCTGGCGGGAGAGGCTGCCCATCTTGACCAGGCGGGGAGTCTGTTCGTCGCGCCGAAACTGGAGTCGCGCAATGATGCCGCCTGGGCCGTATACCATGATCTCAAGGTAATGCTGGAACTCATGGAGACGGAGTTCTTTGAGTATCAGCCTACAGCACCCGGCCTGACCAAGCCGCTCACCAGCCCGGTGCGGTACTCGGCCCCGGCATTTCGGGCGAGCCGCTTGCTTCGCCGTCTTTTTGAGCGTCTTGATCGTGCTGTGGATGTCCTGGATCATGAGGGGCTGGATGCGATGGTCGAGGAAATGCGCAGGGTCTATGCGGAGTTCCCTGGGTCGGTCGATGCAGGCAAGGTCGTGCTCACGGGTCACGCGCACATCGATCTCGTCTGGCTTTGGCCGGAGCGGGTGGGGGAATTCAAAGCCGTGCACTCGTGGTCGACCCAGACGCGCTTGCTGGAGACGTATCCCGAGTTTCGTTTTGGCTATTCCCAGCCTGCGAGCTACGAGGCGGTCGGTCGTCGCTCGCCCGAGCTGCTGGATCGCGTGAAGGGGCTGATCCAGGCCAGGAAGTGGGATGCGGTCGGTGCAGCTTACGTTGAAGGTGACACCCAGATGCCGTGCGGCGAGGCGATCCTGCGTTGCCTGCGCATCGGGCAGGAGGAGTTTCGCGCGCTCAAGGGATCTCCGAGCGAGGTTTTCTGGCTTCCCGATGTCTTTGGATACAGCGGGGCGATGCCGCAACTCCTCAAGGGTCTCGGAGTGAAGAGCTTCTTCACCACCAAGCTCTCGTGGAGTTCCATCAACCGTTTTCCGCATACAAGCTTTGTCTGGCAGGGTCTCGATGATTCCTCGATCACTGCGCACGTCGTCCTGATCCATGATTATAATGAATGGGTCGATGTGAAGCGTCTGCGCGAGGATATGCTGCATCACCAGCAGTCGGCCGTGCATCCGGAGGTATTGATTCCTACCGGCTATGGGGATGGTGGCGGAGGACCGACCGAGACAATGATCGAGCGTGCGCGTCGTGTGGCGAATCTCGCAGGCATGCCGCAGGTTGAATGGGGCAACATCGAGCCGTTCTTCGAGAGACAGCGTGAGTTTCAGGACGAACTTCCAGTGGTCAAGGGAGAGCTGTTGTTGGAGTTGCATCGGGGTGTTTTCACCACCCATGGGGAGTTGAAGTATCAATTCCGCCGGCTCGAGAGAGCCTTGCAGACGCTCGAGGCGGCTCACGTCGTGCGCGGTCTGGGTCCGATCGATCTGCATTACTGGAAGCGGGCGAGCTTTTCCCACTTTCACGACTACATTCCGGGTAGTTCCATCTGGGAGGTCTATGCCGAGGCGATTCCGGAGCTTCAGCAACTGGCCGACAAGGCCTTCGCCGAGACGACGAGGGCGTTGAACGACTCTGCTGCGCCGACTCCTGCGTGGTTCAATCCGCTTCCACTCCCGCGTACCTGGATCGATGGGGATACTTGCTACGACGTGCCTCCGCTGAGCGGTGCGCCCGTAGCGGAGCTGACCCCTCTTGCAGTGCGTGCGCCGCGAGCTTCGGCCGGGACCTTGGAAAGTGAGCGCGTGGCCGCCACGTTCTCCGCGAATGGCTCCATTCAGTCGCTTCTCATCGATGGACGCAAGGTTGAGGTGACGGCGCATAAACTGGTTTCCTATCACGATCATCCGGCCGATTTTGAGGCTTGGGATGTCGATCGAGGCAGCATCGTTCTTGGTAGCGAAGCCCGCCTCGTGAGTGAACCCGAGATCAAAGTGGAGGGACTGGAGGCTTCCGTCGCCTTCTCCTATGAAATCGCGAAATCCAGCGCTGTCACGGTGATCTATTCCGTGCGCGCCGGGGAGCCAGCCCTGCGCATCCGGTATGCTGTGGACTGGCACGACCCGAAGCAATGGCTCAAGGCGATTTTTGTCAGTCAATACAATGGCAGGGAGGCTCGCTATGGAGCGCCATTTGGCAGCGTGCTGCGCGGTCAGTGGCCCGGGTATCCCCGTGAGGAGGCGCTGTGGGAGGTGCCCGCCAGCCGCTGGGTGGTGGTCGCCGATGATGCGCAGAGCGAGGGCCTGGGCATACTTACGGAATCAAAGTATGGCTTCACCACGCGCGAGGGTACGGTAGGCATCAGCTTGCTGCGGAGCGCTTTGGTGACGGAGGCTCCGTTCCATCCACAGATCCGACCCACGCCCGACCGGCCGGACTATTCCGATCTCGGGCGGCAGACGATTGACATCGCGCTTACCCGTTACGCGCCGGATCTTCCCGTTCACGAGCAGCCTGCTGCCCTGGCTGATGTACTGTTCACTCCCTGCATTGCCTACCAGGGAGGGGCGGTG
- a CDS encoding choice-of-anchor M domain-containing protein, with amino-acid sequence MMKYKLPLLSGLVGVGMVLSAGISEAQAIYTSGHGDLGIEYTPGETEFEAHWHIGAGAVVDGVALTEEQEFSPDALAARLGTQAAVSSSAVASALGVSTGAQVYRTGNAAYPPNVGFGLEEVGSDSEWLDGSITLTLTGWTGPGSLAVSQTIANVGTFVWFSSDASKTQNSNAWDFAVGGHQHLDWWFSEAGTYSVTFTWTGTYIGGESPVAVSGSGAYEFQAVPEPGTWALLVAALLFGMVVYRRRMLPVR; translated from the coding sequence ATGATGAAATACAAGCTGCCCCTATTGTCCGGTCTCGTTGGAGTCGGAATGGTTCTCTCCGCGGGAATATCCGAAGCCCAAGCCATCTACACGTCTGGCCATGGCGACCTCGGTATTGAGTACACGCCGGGCGAGACGGAGTTTGAGGCACATTGGCACATTGGCGCTGGTGCGGTCGTCGATGGGGTGGCGTTAACGGAGGAGCAGGAGTTTTCGCCTGACGCCCTGGCAGCCCGCCTCGGTACGCAGGCGGCTGTCTCTTCCTCTGCCGTGGCTTCTGCTCTCGGTGTTTCTACGGGAGCGCAGGTCTATCGCACGGGAAATGCGGCCTATCCGCCGAATGTCGGATTTGGGCTTGAGGAGGTGGGATCAGATTCGGAGTGGTTGGATGGAAGCATTACGCTGACCCTCACCGGATGGACCGGACCGGGATCGCTTGCGGTCTCGCAGACGATAGCCAATGTCGGCACGTTTGTCTGGTTTTCCAGCGATGCCTCCAAGACGCAGAACAGCAATGCCTGGGATTTCGCCGTGGGTGGGCATCAGCATCTCGATTGGTGGTTCTCCGAGGCGGGGACCTACTCGGTGACTTTCACCTGGACCGGAACCTATATCGGGGGTGAATCGCCCGTGGCGGTTAGCGGGTCGGGAGCATATGAATTCCAAGCCGTGCCCGAGCCGGGGACGTGGGCGTTGCTCGTCGCGGCCCTGCTTTTCGGAATGGTGGTTTATCGGCGGCGGATGCTGCCAGTACGTTGA
- a CDS encoding substrate-binding domain-containing protein, with protein sequence MARPDTESRLALELIRQRLLHGDYAHRLPGERQLAGELGLSRPTVRKAISQLLEEGSLLRTESGRLHLPSGDGDGVRRKVIAFLHQGSSLGREAGLWRDGVYAAAEKRGLTVRSMAYEHDDDLRISAAFGRYDGVFILLHSRDQVTPRLMKRIQEAGTRVVGLDQDCSSLGLRSVIVFPSGSVSKLLDHLRELGHRRINCINVQVDNPVIESRIAAWQAYIDQHGIDGELCSVEDAATLGDAYRVVGERIRKGWLRRGAVLCVTLQAAIGTMRALYEIGVRIGKDVSVCVINDEGMGPYLVPSLTSLQMPARQKYVQKAVDWMAGLTEWKTPSLVQPRDARLFIGESTGTSRR encoded by the coding sequence ATGGCCCGCCCCGACACAGAATCCCGCCTGGCTTTGGAGCTGATTCGCCAGCGTCTTCTTCACGGAGATTATGCCCACCGCCTGCCGGGGGAGCGTCAGCTGGCGGGAGAGCTGGGATTGAGCCGACCGACGGTGCGCAAGGCGATCTCGCAGTTGCTCGAGGAGGGCAGCCTGTTGCGGACGGAGAGCGGGCGCCTGCATTTGCCCTCCGGAGACGGAGATGGAGTCCGACGCAAGGTAATCGCGTTCCTGCACCAGGGGTCCTCCCTCGGCCGGGAGGCGGGACTTTGGCGGGATGGTGTTTACGCCGCCGCAGAGAAGCGGGGCCTCACGGTGCGATCCATGGCTTATGAGCACGATGATGACCTGAGGATCAGCGCAGCCTTTGGCCGATACGACGGGGTATTCATCCTCCTCCACTCGCGGGACCAGGTGACGCCGCGATTGATGAAGCGCATTCAAGAAGCCGGGACGCGGGTTGTGGGGCTGGATCAGGACTGCTCTTCGCTCGGCTTGCGGTCGGTCATCGTGTTTCCGAGTGGATCGGTCTCAAAGCTGCTCGATCATTTGCGGGAACTCGGGCATCGCCGGATCAACTGCATAAATGTCCAGGTCGACAACCCGGTGATCGAGTCCCGTATCGCAGCCTGGCAGGCGTATATCGACCAGCACGGGATCGACGGAGAGCTGTGCTCCGTGGAGGACGCGGCGACTCTCGGCGATGCTTATCGTGTGGTAGGAGAACGCATCCGGAAGGGATGGCTGCGGCGGGGAGCTGTCCTTTGCGTGACCCTGCAGGCTGCCATCGGAACCATGCGCGCCCTGTATGAGATCGGCGTGCGGATCGGGAAGGATGTGTCGGTCTGCGTCATTAACGACGAAGGAATGGGGCCGTACCTTGTACCTTCGCTTACCTCGCTACAAATGCCCGCCCGCCAGAAATATGTGCAAAAGGCCGTCGACTGGATGGCCGGGCTGACAGAGTGGAAGACGCCCTCGCTGGTCCAGCCTCGCGATGCGCGATTGTTTATCGGGGAATCCACCGGCACATCGAGGCGGTAG
- a CDS encoding aminotransferase-like domain-containing protein, translated as MALREQFAYERVESRLEALISGGALGPGDRIPSVRELCRMERISPATAIQALTNLEARSLIFARPRSGFYVQSRPHLPLPTPAHAIARPQRPKVSEHVAQVFRDFDNPRTIALGAGIPHPSLLPTTEVARCVSRAARQYATDFGRYGSRETDLGLRKEIALRLSLAGCTMSPDEIVITTGCMDALNLAVRAVANPGDTVLVESPTFFGILQMLESLGMKVISVPSTCDRGLDIAAFERALSRYRIATCILIPSFGNPHGASLDDERRQTVVDLAARHGIPIIEDDIYAELGFDNSRHRPLRTFGRSGDNLLCGSLSKTLSPGLRIGWVAGGRYAEDVHRLKLVSSITTPQVTAKAAADYLRSGGFDRHLRGLRKMLETQMCRISSAIARAFPQGTALSRPGGGYFLWVELPERVNSLRLRDAASHHGISICPGPIFSHTGEFSHFIRVNCAIDWSSAVEAALQTLGQLAHVQNDSPSENS; from the coding sequence ATGGCATTGCGTGAACAGTTTGCCTACGAACGGGTGGAATCCCGTCTCGAGGCACTCATATCCGGAGGCGCCCTGGGTCCCGGCGACCGTATTCCCTCCGTACGGGAACTCTGTCGCATGGAGCGAATCAGTCCTGCCACGGCGATCCAGGCCCTGACCAATCTGGAGGCCCGCTCCCTCATCTTTGCCCGGCCACGCTCGGGCTTTTACGTGCAATCCCGGCCGCATCTGCCACTGCCCACCCCGGCCCATGCCATCGCTCGCCCACAACGCCCCAAGGTCTCCGAGCATGTCGCCCAGGTGTTCCGCGATTTTGACAATCCCCGCACCATCGCACTCGGCGCGGGAATTCCTCATCCCAGCCTTTTGCCCACGACAGAGGTCGCTCGCTGCGTCAGCAGGGCGGCACGCCAATACGCCACCGATTTTGGCCGCTATGGCTCCCGCGAGACCGATCTCGGCCTGCGCAAGGAGATCGCTCTCCGGCTTTCTCTCGCGGGATGCACCATGTCTCCAGATGAGATCGTCATCACGACAGGCTGCATGGACGCCCTCAATCTCGCCGTCCGCGCCGTAGCCAACCCGGGCGACACCGTCCTGGTCGAGTCGCCGACATTTTTTGGCATCCTGCAAATGCTGGAGAGCCTCGGCATGAAAGTCATCAGCGTGCCGTCGACCTGTGACCGAGGATTGGATATCGCCGCCTTTGAGCGGGCGCTTTCGCGCTATCGGATCGCCACTTGCATTCTCATCCCGAGTTTTGGGAATCCGCATGGCGCGAGTCTCGACGATGAGCGACGCCAGACGGTCGTCGACCTCGCCGCCCGCCACGGCATCCCGATCATCGAGGACGATATTTATGCGGAACTCGGCTTCGACAACTCCCGGCACCGCCCCCTGCGGACCTTCGGCAGATCGGGAGATAACCTTCTGTGCGGTTCCTTGTCGAAAACTCTCTCTCCCGGCCTCCGCATCGGCTGGGTCGCAGGCGGCAGGTATGCCGAGGATGTCCACCGGCTCAAGCTGGTCTCCAGCATCACCACCCCGCAGGTCACAGCCAAGGCCGCGGCCGACTATCTCCGCTCCGGCGGCTTCGACCGTCATCTCCGAGGCCTCCGCAAAATGTTGGAAACCCAGATGTGCCGGATTTCCTCCGCCATCGCCCGCGCGTTCCCACAGGGCACCGCTCTCAGCCGGCCCGGCGGCGGATACTTTCTGTGGGTGGAACTGCCCGAGCGCGTCAATTCGTTGCGCCTTCGCGATGCCGCCTCGCATCACGGCATCAGCATCTGCCCGGGTCCGATCTTTTCTCACACAGGGGAGTTTTCCCACTTCATCCGCGTGAACTGCGCCATCGACTGGTCTTCTGCCGTGGAAGCCGCCTTGCAAACCCTGGGCCAGCTTGCCCACGTGCAAAACGATTCCCCTTCCGAAAACTCCTGA
- a CDS encoding type II secretion system protein, with protein sequence MELLTVIGVLAILACLVVPAISSGAMAANRAKCASNLRQIGQAILLYAGDHDGVLPVTSHSTGDSRVKLNGKWLNSIEYSWVYLLADYLDNVDKVRVCPADEAIRQRQILQMKATSYLLNDEVFDSEVYGRFQNLPHPSRLMLAFISNRPVSRTWDHAHCADWTAWPALTTDVAVDRHRTGERAGSRLKGSANYLFADGHVQNMQATEVKAILDRGENPWLPGG encoded by the coding sequence GTGGAACTGCTCACAGTCATTGGGGTGCTGGCGATTCTGGCCTGCCTCGTCGTACCTGCGATTTCCTCGGGCGCGATGGCGGCGAACCGCGCCAAGTGCGCCTCCAATCTGCGGCAGATCGGACAGGCCATCCTCCTGTATGCCGGGGACCACGATGGGGTATTGCCTGTTACCTCCCATAGTACGGGAGATTCCCGGGTGAAGCTCAATGGGAAGTGGCTGAACTCGATCGAGTATAGCTGGGTCTACCTGCTGGCCGACTATCTGGATAATGTCGACAAGGTGCGGGTGTGCCCCGCGGATGAGGCTATTCGTCAGCGGCAGATCCTCCAGATGAAGGCGACGAGTTATTTGCTGAACGATGAGGTGTTCGACTCGGAAGTTTACGGACGTTTTCAAAATCTTCCGCATCCCTCGCGACTCATGCTCGCCTTTATCAGCAACCGCCCGGTCAGTCGGACGTGGGACCATGCGCACTGTGCGGACTGGACCGCCTGGCCGGCGCTGACGACGGATGTCGCGGTCGATCGGCATCGCACCGGTGAACGGGCGGGATCGAGGCTCAAGGGATCAGCCAATTATCTCTTCGCTGACGGTCACGTGCAGAATATGCAGGCAACGGAGGTCAAGGCGATACTCGATCGCGGAGAGAACCCCTGGCTGCCAGGAGGCTAA